The following proteins come from a genomic window of Gimesia sp.:
- a CDS encoding MATE family efflux transporter — MEDSSLNQHTSTVTPGSLRELTNVAVPLVLSCGSLSIMHVVDRIFLTWWSTDAVAAALPAGMIQWTIMSIAMGKAMYVNTFVAQYEGANQRQRVSESVWQGVYLALIWGGLLLLGVPFAGTFFHWIGHTPEVQALEAEYFSILCLGSGPALLSTVLSCFYTGRSQTMVVMWVNLVSVLVNMLLDYWLIFGVGPIPALGIRGAAIATVAANVVTLMLYLFIILARHEARRYGLFNHWRFNRELFVRLIRYGFPNGLLYFIDIIGFTLFIVLVGRIGKIELAATTIAFNLNSLAFVPMMGVGTAVMTLVGKRIGEGRPQLAVRTTWKAFAASAAYMLLFAVIYIGFPDLLLRPYEPDVITEDFLKVKQAAVILLRFAALFSFFDALVVVFGSAIRGAGDTRFCMFFSLLTGWAVMVIPTFLIWMYADADEKLFGSWVACTSYISIMGIGYLIRFQAGRWKEMRVIEDHFAEPNPEDSEQPMQGALT, encoded by the coding sequence ATGGAAGATTCTTCCCTCAACCAGCACACCTCCACTGTGACGCCGGGGAGCCTGCGCGAACTGACCAATGTGGCAGTGCCCCTGGTGCTGAGCTGCGGGTCACTGTCGATCATGCATGTGGTGGACCGGATCTTTCTGACCTGGTGGTCGACGGATGCGGTAGCGGCGGCGTTGCCTGCGGGCATGATCCAATGGACGATCATGTCGATCGCGATGGGCAAAGCCATGTATGTGAATACATTCGTGGCACAGTACGAGGGAGCGAATCAGAGGCAGCGGGTTTCCGAATCGGTCTGGCAGGGAGTTTACCTGGCGCTGATCTGGGGCGGTCTGCTGCTGTTAGGCGTCCCTTTCGCGGGAACCTTCTTTCACTGGATCGGCCATACGCCCGAAGTTCAGGCGCTGGAAGCAGAGTACTTTTCGATTCTGTGTCTGGGGTCGGGGCCCGCGCTGTTGTCGACGGTGCTCTCCTGTTTCTACACGGGGCGCAGTCAGACCATGGTGGTGATGTGGGTCAACCTGGTGAGCGTGCTCGTGAATATGCTGCTGGATTACTGGCTGATTTTCGGAGTCGGTCCGATACCGGCACTGGGAATCCGCGGTGCGGCGATTGCGACGGTGGCTGCGAATGTGGTGACACTGATGCTGTATCTGTTTATCATTCTGGCCAGGCATGAGGCCCGTCGATATGGTCTGTTCAATCACTGGCGGTTCAATCGGGAACTGTTTGTGCGTCTGATCCGTTATGGGTTTCCCAACGGTTTGCTGTATTTCATTGACATCATCGGCTTCACGCTGTTCATCGTACTGGTGGGGCGGATTGGGAAAATTGAGCTGGCAGCGACCACGATTGCCTTTAACCTGAACTCGCTGGCCTTCGTCCCCATGATGGGGGTCGGGACCGCGGTGATGACCCTGGTGGGCAAGCGGATTGGTGAAGGACGTCCGCAACTGGCAGTCAGAACCACCTGGAAAGCGTTTGCGGCCTCAGCGGCTTATATGCTGCTGTTTGCGGTGATTTACATCGGCTTTCCTGATCTGTTACTGCGTCCCTATGAGCCGGATGTCATCACGGAAGACTTTCTAAAGGTCAAACAGGCTGCGGTGATTTTACTGCGTTTTGCGGCTCTGTTTTCGTTCTTCGATGCCCTGGTGGTCGTCTTTGGATCGGCCATCCGTGGTGCCGGCGATACGCGTTTCTGTATGTTTTTCTCGCTGTTGACCGGCTGGGCGGTGATGGTAATTCCCACGTTCCTGATCTGGATGTATGCGGACGCCGACGAAAAGCTGTTTGGCAGCTGGGTAGCCTGTACTTCCTATATCTCGATCATGGGAATCGGTTACCTGATTCGGTTCCAGGCGGGACGCTGGAAAGAGATGCGGGTGATCGAAGATCATTTTGCAGAGCCAAACCCGGAAGACAGCGAACAGCCCATGCAGGGCGCTCTGACTTAA
- a CDS encoding lipoate--protein ligase family protein, with protein MQPQACQLSETVFPTPEENLALEESLLYQINEQDSAGCLRLWEVDQYTVIMGSSNQTSCNVDLEACRRDQIPVLRRCTGGGTVLLGPGCFIFSLFLRISPDQHLAGIEATTRDILDRIRDTFNTRFPKHYIDLQGISDLTIEGHKFSGNSQRWLTRTLLHHGTILYDFDLDLIPRYLTSPEREPEYRSQRSHLEFVTNYPATAAELRQALIDTWQADQGEPALPVECVQQLVSEKYATEKWNLRR; from the coding sequence ATGCAACCGCAGGCCTGTCAGCTTTCAGAAACCGTTTTCCCCACGCCGGAAGAAAATCTGGCGCTGGAGGAAAGCCTGCTCTACCAGATCAACGAACAGGATTCAGCCGGCTGCCTGAGGCTCTGGGAAGTCGACCAGTACACGGTCATCATGGGCAGCTCGAATCAGACGTCCTGTAACGTGGATCTGGAAGCGTGCCGACGGGATCAGATTCCGGTCCTCCGTCGTTGTACCGGCGGGGGAACAGTGCTGCTCGGCCCCGGTTGTTTCATCTTCTCCCTGTTCCTGCGGATCTCCCCGGATCAGCATCTGGCAGGCATCGAAGCCACCACTCGTGACATCCTGGACCGTATCCGCGATACCTTCAACACGCGTTTCCCGAAACATTACATCGATCTGCAGGGAATCAGCGACTTGACGATTGAGGGCCACAAATTCTCAGGCAATTCCCAAAGATGGCTGACGCGCACCCTGCTGCATCACGGCACGATTCTCTATGACTTCGATCTCGACCTGATTCCCCGCTACCTGACGAGCCCGGAGCGGGAACCCGAATACCGATCGCAGCGCAGCCACCTCGAGTTCGTCACTAACTACCCGGCGACAGCCGCCGAACTCAGGCAGGCATTGATCGACACCTGGCAGGCAGACCAGGGAGAACCCGCGCTGCCTGTCGAGTGCGTCCAGCAGCTGGTCTCGGAAAAATACGCGACGGAGAAATGGAATCTCCGCCGCTGA
- the lpdA gene encoding dihydrolipoyl dehydrogenase: MNHDLVIIGAGPGGYIAAIRAAQLGLNVACIEKERMLGGTCLRVGCIPSKALLESSELYREAEHTFKDRGINVGDLQLDLEKMLSQKDRTVKTMGGGIDSLFKKNKITRYSGHATITAPGKVVVDDGNEQTELDAKNILIATGSEPSTLPGIELDGDKVGTSTEALAYDEVPKHLVVIGGGVIGLELGAVWNRLGAKVTVLEYLDRILPTTDTEIAKEAQKIFEKQGLEFQLGCRVTGVKVNKKTCDVEIADSKSIRCDRVLVAVGRRPNTENLGLENVGIEVDQRGFIPVNAHFETSAKGVYAIGDVIGGAMLAHKAEDEGVAFAEYLVTGYGHINYDTIPSVAYTNPEIAAVGKTEEQLKEAGIEYRKGSFPFLANGRARAMGQTEGRVKMLADAQTDRVLGVHILGPRAGDLIAECAVAMEFGASSEDIARCCHAHPTLAEAIKEAALAVDKRTLNF, from the coding sequence ATGAACCACGATCTGGTTATTATCGGTGCTGGTCCCGGAGGATACATCGCAGCCATCCGTGCTGCACAACTCGGTCTCAACGTCGCCTGTATCGAAAAAGAACGTATGCTGGGCGGCACCTGTCTGCGGGTGGGCTGTATCCCCAGTAAAGCCCTGCTGGAATCCAGCGAGCTTTATCGCGAAGCCGAACACACCTTCAAAGATCGCGGTATCAACGTCGGCGACCTGCAGCTCGACCTGGAAAAGATGCTCAGCCAGAAAGATCGCACCGTCAAAACCATGGGCGGTGGTATCGACTCGCTGTTCAAAAAGAACAAAATCACCCGCTACAGCGGTCACGCTACCATCACGGCACCGGGGAAAGTAGTCGTCGATGACGGCAATGAACAGACCGAACTCGACGCCAAAAACATTCTGATCGCCACCGGCAGCGAACCTTCCACTCTGCCCGGCATCGAACTCGATGGCGACAAAGTCGGCACCAGCACCGAAGCCCTCGCTTACGATGAGGTCCCCAAACACCTGGTGGTAATCGGCGGTGGTGTGATTGGTCTCGAACTGGGCGCTGTCTGGAACCGCCTGGGTGCCAAGGTCACCGTACTGGAATACCTTGACCGGATTCTCCCCACGACCGACACCGAGATCGCTAAAGAAGCACAGAAGATCTTCGAAAAACAGGGACTCGAATTCCAGCTGGGTTGCCGCGTAACCGGCGTCAAAGTCAACAAGAAAACCTGCGACGTGGAAATCGCTGACAGCAAGTCAATCCGCTGTGATCGCGTACTAGTCGCCGTCGGCAGACGTCCCAACACCGAAAACCTGGGACTCGAAAACGTCGGTATCGAAGTCGATCAACGAGGATTCATTCCCGTAAACGCTCACTTCGAGACTTCTGCCAAAGGCGTTTACGCCATCGGCGATGTTATCGGCGGTGCCATGCTGGCTCACAAAGCGGAAGACGAAGGGGTTGCCTTCGCCGAGTACCTCGTCACCGGTTATGGACACATCAACTACGACACCATCCCGAGTGTCGCTTACACCAACCCGGAAATCGCTGCCGTCGGTAAGACCGAAGAACAGCTCAAAGAAGCCGGGATCGAGTATCGCAAGGGTTCCTTCCCCTTCCTGGCCAACGGCCGGGCCCGCGCGATGGGACAGACAGAAGGACGCGTCAAAATGCTGGCTGATGCCCAGACCGACCGCGTCCTGGGCGTGCACATCCTGGGACCGCGTGCCGGGGATCTGATCGCCGAGTGTGCCGTCGCCATGGAATTTGGTGCCAGCAGCGAAGACATCGCCCGTTGCTGCCATGCCCATCCGACCCTGGCAGAAGCCATCAAGGAAGCAGCACTGGCCGTCGATAAACGTACCCTCAACTTCTGA